A window of the Burkholderia sp. 9120 genome harbors these coding sequences:
- a CDS encoding MltA domain-containing protein: MRFVRTAGAWLGALSVAVTLASCGGGGAVRPSVSPPTGAAIISGQIASTRLTAVAWQQVPGWQDDSLIGATAALRQNCVRLARQPNWARACAAASQIDDLDVTGARAFFEAYFTPFQLANNDGTLDGLVTGYYEPLLRGSRTRHGVYQTALYRWPSGYRAGAPLPVRAQLERAGVLNGNELAWVDDPIEAFFLQVQGSGRIVMEDGSVMRLGFGGTNNQPYKSIGRWLLDRGELTPAQATMQGIKAWARANPTRVDALLDTNPRFVFFREMPSGESVPGGGADGPIGALGVPLTPERSIAVDPSSIPLGTPVFLQTTRPLTNSPMNRLVFAQDTGSAIKGGVRADYFWGLGDDAGDLAGKMKQGGRMWLLLPNS, translated from the coding sequence ATGCGGTTTGTCCGCACGGCCGGAGCATGGCTCGGCGCGCTTTCGGTTGCGGTGACGCTGGCGTCCTGCGGAGGCGGCGGCGCGGTCCGGCCTTCGGTGTCGCCGCCCACGGGCGCTGCGATCATATCCGGACAGATCGCCTCGACGCGGCTCACGGCGGTTGCGTGGCAACAGGTGCCGGGCTGGCAGGACGACTCGCTGATCGGCGCGACCGCCGCGCTGCGGCAAAACTGCGTGAGACTGGCGCGTCAGCCGAACTGGGCGCGCGCATGTGCCGCGGCCTCACAAATCGACGATCTCGATGTCACCGGCGCACGGGCTTTTTTCGAGGCCTATTTCACGCCGTTCCAGCTAGCGAATAACGACGGCACGCTCGACGGTCTCGTCACCGGTTACTACGAGCCTTTGCTGCGCGGTTCGCGCACGCGTCACGGCGTGTATCAAACCGCGCTGTATCGCTGGCCGTCCGGCTATCGCGCGGGCGCGCCGCTGCCGGTGCGTGCGCAGCTCGAACGCGCGGGTGTGCTCAACGGCAATGAACTGGCCTGGGTCGACGATCCGATCGAAGCGTTCTTCCTGCAGGTTCAAGGTTCCGGCCGGATCGTGATGGAAGACGGCAGCGTGATGCGACTCGGTTTCGGCGGCACGAATAATCAGCCGTACAAGTCGATTGGGCGCTGGCTGCTGGATCGCGGCGAACTCACGCCGGCACAGGCGACCATGCAAGGGATCAAGGCGTGGGCGCGCGCGAATCCGACCCGGGTCGATGCGCTGCTGGATACGAACCCGCGCTTCGTGTTCTTCCGCGAAATGCCTTCCGGCGAAAGCGTGCCGGGGGGTGGGGCGGATGGTCCGATCGGCGCGCTCGGTGTGCCGCTCACGCCGGAGCGTTCGATCGCGGTCGACCCGTCCTCGATTCCGCTCGGCACGCCGGTGTTTTTGCAGACCACGCGCCCATTGACGAACTCGCCGATGAATCGCCTCGTCTTCGCACAGGACACCGGTTCCGCGATCAAGGGCGGCGTACGCGCGGATTACTTCTGGGGGCTCGGCGATGACGCCGGTGACCTGGCCGGGAAGATGAAGCAGGGTGGCCGGATGTGGCTGTTGTTGCCGAATTCGTGA
- the paaK gene encoding phenylacetate--CoA ligase PaaK — translation MTTALPLDPIETASRDELAALQLERLKWSLNHAYENSPVYRRKFDEAGVHPSEVKTLADLARFPFTTKKDLRDSYPFGMFAVPQDQISRIHASSGTTGKPTVVGYTARDIDTWANLVARSIRAAGARRGDKVHVSYGYGLFTGGLGAHYGAERAGLTVIPFGGGQTEKQVQLIQDFKPDIIMVTPSYMLSIADELERQGIDPAACSLRLGIFGAEPWTNDMRQAIEKRMGIDAVDIYGLSEVMGPGVASECVETKDGPTIWEDYFYPEIIDPETGEVLPDGELGELVFTSLTKEALPIVRYRTRDLTRLLPGTARTMRRMEKITGRSDDMMIVRGVNVFPTQIEELLLKQHALAPHYQIVLTKEGPLDVLTLNVEPCPETAPDIAALSTAKQALTYDIKALIGVSAVVNVLAVNGIERSVGKARRVVDKRKSGL, via the coding sequence ATGACCACCGCCCTTCCGCTCGATCCCATCGAGACCGCCAGCCGCGACGAACTCGCCGCGCTTCAACTTGAACGGCTCAAATGGTCGTTGAACCACGCCTATGAAAATTCGCCGGTCTATCGCCGCAAGTTCGACGAAGCCGGTGTGCATCCGAGCGAAGTAAAAACCCTCGCGGATCTGGCGCGCTTTCCCTTCACCACCAAGAAGGATCTGCGCGACAGCTACCCCTTCGGCATGTTCGCCGTGCCGCAGGACCAGATTTCGCGGATTCACGCGTCGTCCGGCACGACCGGCAAGCCGACCGTGGTGGGCTATACCGCACGCGACATCGACACGTGGGCGAATCTCGTCGCACGTTCCATCCGCGCGGCCGGCGCGCGGCGTGGCGACAAGGTTCACGTGAGCTACGGCTATGGTCTCTTTACCGGCGGCCTCGGCGCTCACTACGGCGCGGAACGCGCGGGGCTCACCGTGATTCCGTTCGGCGGCGGTCAGACCGAAAAACAGGTCCAGCTGATTCAGGATTTCAAGCCGGACATCATCATGGTGACGCCGAGCTACATGCTCTCGATCGCGGACGAACTCGAGCGTCAGGGCATCGACCCGGCCGCCTGCTCGCTGCGCCTCGGCATCTTCGGCGCGGAGCCGTGGACCAATGACATGCGCCAGGCCATTGAAAAACGCATGGGCATCGACGCGGTCGACATTTACGGTCTGTCCGAAGTGATGGGACCGGGCGTGGCATCGGAATGCGTGGAAACGAAAGACGGCCCGACCATCTGGGAAGATTATTTCTATCCCGAGATCATCGATCCCGAAACCGGCGAAGTGCTGCCGGACGGCGAACTCGGCGAACTGGTGTTCACGTCGCTAACCAAGGAAGCGCTGCCGATCGTCCGCTACCGGACACGCGATCTGACGCGGCTCTTGCCGGGCACGGCTCGCACCATGCGTCGCATGGAGAAGATCACGGGTCGTTCGGACGACATGATGATCGTGCGCGGCGTGAACGTTTTCCCGACGCAGATCGAAGAACTGCTGCTCAAGCAGCACGCCCTCGCGCCGCATTATCAGATCGTGCTGACCAAGGAAGGGCCGCTCGACGTATTGACGCTGAATGTCGAACCGTGTCCGGAGACCGCGCCGGATATTGCTGCGTTGTCTACGGCAAAGCAGGCGCTGACTTACGACATCAAGGCATTGATCGGCGTGAGTGCCGTGGTGAATGTGCTGGCTGTGAACGGGATTGAACGTTCGGTGGGTAAAGCACGGCGCGTGGTGGACAAACGCAAGTCGGGGCTTTGA
- the paaI gene encoding hydroxyphenylacetyl-CoA thioesterase PaaI, with amino-acid sequence MSAQPSQPSQMTPDELARATAAAMYENDACSKALGLEILEVRPGYARLRMAVREDFLNGHQICHGGLIFTLADSTFAFACNTYNINTVAAGCSIEFLRPVHGGDVLTAEAVEQTLSGRTGIYDIRVVNRADETVAMFRGKSAQIKGNLIPVSD; translated from the coding sequence ATGTCCGCACAACCCAGCCAACCCAGCCAGATGACGCCAGACGAACTCGCCCGCGCAACCGCAGCCGCCATGTACGAAAACGACGCCTGCAGCAAGGCGCTCGGCCTCGAAATACTGGAAGTCCGCCCCGGCTACGCGCGTTTGCGTATGGCTGTGCGCGAAGACTTTCTGAACGGTCATCAGATTTGTCACGGCGGCCTGATTTTCACGCTGGCCGATTCCACGTTCGCGTTCGCCTGCAATACATACAACATCAACACGGTCGCAGCCGGTTGCTCGATCGAGTTTCTGCGTCCGGTGCATGGCGGCGACGTGCTGACGGCGGAAGCCGTTGAACAGACGCTGAGCGGACGCACCGGCATCTACGACATTCGGGTCGTGAATCGCGCTGACGAAACCGTCGCGATGTTTCGCGGCAAATCGGCGCAGATTAAAGGCAACCTGATACCCGTGAGCGATTGA
- the paaG gene encoding 2-(1,2-epoxy-1,2-dihydrophenyl)acetyl-CoA isomerase PaaG, with translation MSYEAIRLDIDASSRVATITLNRPDKLNSFTRAMHQELSAALDEVEASTARALVLTGAGRGFCAGQDLADLDFTPGAMTDLGELIDTYFNPLIRRLQALRIPVIAAVNGTAAGAGANLALACDIVLAARSASFIQAFVKIGLVPDSGGTWFLPQRIGMARAMGLAITGDKLGAEKAENWGLIWQAVDDAELAGTAAKLASQLAQQPTRAIAAIKQAMRAGATQSLDQQLDLERDLQRELGASHDYAEGVQAFVEKRAPRFEGR, from the coding sequence ATGTCGTATGAAGCGATTCGCCTGGATATAGATGCATCGAGCCGTGTAGCGACCATTACGCTGAACCGCCCGGACAAGCTGAACAGCTTCACGCGCGCAATGCATCAGGAATTGAGCGCAGCGCTCGACGAGGTGGAAGCGTCCACTGCCCGCGCCCTCGTGCTCACTGGTGCAGGCCGTGGCTTCTGCGCCGGCCAGGATCTTGCCGATCTCGACTTCACGCCAGGCGCAATGACCGATCTGGGCGAGCTGATCGACACGTATTTCAACCCGCTGATTCGCCGTCTGCAAGCGCTGCGAATCCCGGTGATCGCGGCAGTGAACGGCACGGCCGCCGGCGCCGGCGCAAACCTCGCGCTGGCCTGCGACATCGTGCTCGCCGCCCGCTCCGCGAGCTTCATCCAGGCGTTCGTGAAGATTGGCCTTGTGCCCGATTCAGGCGGCACCTGGTTCCTGCCGCAACGCATCGGCATGGCGCGCGCCATGGGGCTTGCCATTACCGGCGACAAACTCGGCGCGGAAAAAGCCGAGAACTGGGGCTTGATCTGGCAAGCGGTCGACGACGCGGAACTCGCCGGCACCGCCGCCAAACTCGCGAGCCAGCTCGCGCAGCAACCCACGCGCGCGATCGCGGCGATCAAACAGGCCATGCGGGCAGGCGCAACGCAAAGCCTGGATCAGCAACTCGACCTCGAACGTGATCTGCAGCGTGAGCTCGGCGCTTCCCACGATTACGCGGAAGGCGTTCAGGCTTTCGTCGAAAAGCGTGCACCACGTTTCGAGGGCCGTTGA
- the pcaF gene encoding 3-oxoadipyl-CoA thiolase, with product MNDAFICDAIRTPIGRYGGALKDVRADDLGAVPIKALIERNPGVDWRALDDVIYGCANQAGEDNRNVARMSALLAGLPTDAPGATINRLCGSGMDAVGTAARAIKAGEARLMIAGGVESMTRAPFVMGKAASAFARQADVYDTTIGWRFINPLMKRQYGVDSMPETAENVAVEFGISRADQDMFALASQQKAARAQEDGTLAQEIVGVDIAQKKGDPVRVMLDEHPRATSLESLGKLKGVVRPDGSVTAGNASGVNDGACALLLANQEAADQYGLRRRARVVGMATAGVEPRIMGIGPAPATQKLLKQLGMTLEQFDVIELNEAFASQGLAVLRTLGLRDDDPRVNPNGGAIALGHPLGASGARLITTALYQLERINGRFALCTMCIGVGQGIALVIERL from the coding sequence ATGAACGACGCCTTCATTTGCGATGCGATTCGCACCCCGATCGGCCGCTACGGCGGCGCCCTCAAGGACGTTCGCGCCGACGACCTCGGCGCGGTGCCGATCAAGGCGCTGATCGAGCGCAATCCGGGCGTCGACTGGCGCGCGCTCGACGACGTGATCTATGGCTGTGCCAACCAGGCCGGCGAAGACAACCGCAACGTCGCGCGCATGTCCGCGCTGCTGGCGGGTTTGCCGACGGATGCGCCCGGCGCGACCATCAACCGCTTGTGCGGCTCGGGCATGGATGCGGTCGGCACCGCAGCACGCGCAATCAAGGCAGGCGAAGCGCGTTTGATGATTGCCGGCGGCGTAGAAAGCATGACGCGAGCGCCGTTCGTCATGGGTAAGGCCGCTAGCGCCTTCGCACGGCAAGCCGACGTTTACGACACAACCATTGGCTGGCGCTTCATCAACCCGCTGATGAAACGTCAATACGGCGTCGACTCGATGCCGGAAACAGCGGAAAACGTCGCGGTCGAATTCGGTATCAGCCGCGCGGATCAGGACATGTTTGCGCTAGCGAGCCAGCAGAAGGCGGCTCGCGCGCAGGAAGACGGCACGCTGGCCCAGGAAATCGTGGGCGTCGACATCGCGCAGAAGAAAGGCGACCCGGTGCGCGTCATGCTCGACGAGCATCCGCGCGCAACCTCGCTCGAAAGTCTGGGCAAGCTCAAAGGCGTGGTTCGTCCTGACGGCAGCGTGACGGCCGGCAATGCATCCGGTGTGAACGACGGAGCCTGCGCGCTGCTGCTTGCGAATCAAGAGGCCGCCGATCAGTACGGCCTGCGTCGCCGCGCTCGCGTGGTAGGCATGGCAACGGCGGGCGTCGAGCCGCGCATCATGGGTATCGGCCCGGCGCCGGCCACCCAGAAACTGTTGAAGCAACTCGGTATGACGCTCGAGCAATTCGACGTGATCGAGTTGAACGAAGCTTTCGCGTCGCAAGGCCTGGCCGTGCTGCGCACGCTCGGTTTGCGCGACGACGACCCGCGCGTCAATCCGAACGGCGGCGCCATTGCGCTCGGCCATCCGCTTGGCGCATCGGGCGCGCGTCTGATCACGACGGCGCTGTACCAGTTAGAACGGATCAACGGCCGCTTTGCGCTTTGCACGATGTGTATCGGTGTAGGCCAAGGCATCGCGTTGGTCATCGAGCGGCTCTGA